Proteins from one Nitrospiria bacterium genomic window:
- a CDS encoding AgmX/PglI C-terminal domain-containing protein, whose protein sequence is MRSGLLGSLNKGETGRTLSALVEDRKLDQALSAANLIAAPTARSRRSSIKNVVTTKTDLADQKIARIGGLKEEERVKLKKGNEVAMLPLQEGPGGGGGSGRGGDGSGNGVSIRLTGGGSGTGNASVNYDAIARVVEQYKGGLIYLYNKELRLNPTLKGTITVEFSIDGSGKVIETRVVTSTMDYAPLENALAGRIKMWKFPHLYDGVIVVTYPFVFFPV, encoded by the coding sequence ATGAGAAGCGGTCTCTTGGGTTCTTTGAACAAGGGAGAAACCGGAAGGACATTGAGCGCGCTGGTCGAAGACCGGAAATTAGATCAAGCCCTCTCAGCCGCGAACCTGATTGCCGCTCCGACGGCACGGTCAAGGCGCTCTTCGATCAAGAACGTCGTGACGACAAAGACGGACCTTGCCGATCAGAAGATCGCGCGTATCGGCGGACTTAAAGAAGAGGAACGGGTGAAGCTTAAGAAAGGGAACGAGGTTGCGATGCTTCCTTTGCAAGAAGGCCCCGGGGGCGGCGGCGGGTCGGGTCGTGGTGGAGACGGGTCCGGAAACGGGGTATCGATCCGTCTAACGGGCGGCGGCTCCGGGACGGGGAATGCCTCTGTTAATTATGACGCCATCGCGCGCGTGGTCGAACAGTACAAGGGCGGCCTCATCTATCTATATAACAAAGAGCTCCGACTCAACCCCACCTTGAAGGGGACGATTACGGTGGAGTTTTCCATTGACGGGAGCGGAAAAGTCATTGAAACCCGTGTCGTGACGAGTACCATGGATTATGCGCCTCTTGAGAATGCGCTGGCCGGTCGGATCAAGATGTGGAAGTTTCCCCACCTCTACGACGGGGTCATTGTCGTG